Proteins co-encoded in one Chroicocephalus ridibundus chromosome 6, bChrRid1.1, whole genome shotgun sequence genomic window:
- the CFAP410 gene encoding cilia- and flagella-associated protein 410 isoform X1, translating to MRLTRAAVLARAKAAALDGVRRLNCWGSHLTDISICRDLPNIEVITFSMNGISDLEPLNQCQNLSELYLRKNNIASLNELFYLKNLPRLRVLWLSENPCCGSDPHRYRMTVLRNLPGLQKLDNQAVTEEELSQALVDGEEIMAPPARRNIENGCLESTESSAAESTTETESELLNFSLEETNKIREELGMKPVPRDKFSSFSPRDTDCNRKKRNNVLNAILLLMKELDTEGLEIVQQTVGRRLQVLRKKELQEE from the exons atgAGGCTGACGCGGGCGGCCGTGCTGGCTCGGGCCAAGGCCGCCGCACTCGATGGCGTCCGCCGCCTCAACTGCTG ggGCAGCCACCTGACGGAT ATATCGATATGCCGGGATTTGCCCAACATCGAGGTGATCACGTTCAG CATGAATGGCATCTCAGACCTCGAGCCGCTGAATCAGTGCCAGAACCTGAGTGAACTCTATCTGAGGAAGAACAACATTGCAAGCCTAAATGAGCTCTTCTACCTCAAAAACCTGCCCCGGCTGAGAGTCCTGTGGCTGTCTGAAAATCCCTGTTGTGGGTCGGACCCCCACCGCTACCGAATGACAGTGCTGCGTAACCTGCCCGGCCTGCAGAAGCTTGATAACCAAG CTGTGACAGAGGAAGAACTGTCCCAGGCCCTGGTGGATGGTGAGGAGATCATGGCCCCACCAGCCAGGAGGAACATAGAGAATGGCTGCCTCGAGTCCACCGAATCCAGTGCTGCTGAATCCACAACGGAGACCGAGAGTGAACTGCTGAACTTCAGTCTGGAGGAGACAAA CAAAATTCGAGAGGAGCTTGGTATGAAGCCTGTTCCCAGGGataaattttcctccttttcacctCGAGACACAGACTGCAACCGAAAAAAGAGA AACAATGTCCTGAATGCCATCCTGCTTCTTATGAAGGAACTGGACACAGAGGGTCTGGAGATCGTCCAGCAGACGGTGGGGAGGAGGCTCCAGGTCCTTCGgaagaaggagctgcaggaggagtgA
- the CFAP410 gene encoding cilia- and flagella-associated protein 410 isoform X2 encodes MNGISDLEPLNQCQNLSELYLRKNNIASLNELFYLKNLPRLRVLWLSENPCCGSDPHRYRMTVLRNLPGLQKLDNQAVTEEELSQALVDGEEIMAPPARRNIENGCLESTESSAAESTTETESELLNFSLEETNKIREELGMKPVPRDKFSSFSPRDTDCNRKKRNNVLNAILLLMKELDTEGLEIVQQTVGRRLQVLRKKELQEE; translated from the exons ATGAATGGCATCTCAGACCTCGAGCCGCTGAATCAGTGCCAGAACCTGAGTGAACTCTATCTGAGGAAGAACAACATTGCAAGCCTAAATGAGCTCTTCTACCTCAAAAACCTGCCCCGGCTGAGAGTCCTGTGGCTGTCTGAAAATCCCTGTTGTGGGTCGGACCCCCACCGCTACCGAATGACAGTGCTGCGTAACCTGCCCGGCCTGCAGAAGCTTGATAACCAAG CTGTGACAGAGGAAGAACTGTCCCAGGCCCTGGTGGATGGTGAGGAGATCATGGCCCCACCAGCCAGGAGGAACATAGAGAATGGCTGCCTCGAGTCCACCGAATCCAGTGCTGCTGAATCCACAACGGAGACCGAGAGTGAACTGCTGAACTTCAGTCTGGAGGAGACAAA CAAAATTCGAGAGGAGCTTGGTATGAAGCCTGTTCCCAGGGataaattttcctccttttcacctCGAGACACAGACTGCAACCGAAAAAAGAGA AACAATGTCCTGAATGCCATCCTGCTTCTTATGAAGGAACTGGACACAGAGGGTCTGGAGATCGTCCAGCAGACGGTGGGGAGGAGGCTCCAGGTCCTTCGgaagaaggagctgcaggaggagtgA